The Actinopolyspora erythraea genome has a segment encoding these proteins:
- a CDS encoding TetR/AcrR family transcriptional regulator — protein MPTEVAPLRRKPVQQRSAQRVERMLESCAQLIDEVGYDGLTTTLIAERAGVAVGSLYQFFPDKRAVVQELTLRNLDRFVQTVSERLDRSELAHWWDAVDTVFDVYLGMHREIPAFSKLHFGDVVDLRLLHETKDNNAVIAEKLTSLISERFGMTAGELELPLSVAVEAADAVLHLAFRRAPEGDPTLVNEARELVRGYLSSRISEDQPKDLPAPR, from the coding sequence TTGCCCACCGAAGTAGCCCCGTTGCGCCGCAAGCCCGTTCAACAACGCAGTGCCCAGCGCGTGGAACGAATGCTGGAGTCCTGCGCGCAGCTCATCGACGAGGTGGGCTACGACGGGCTGACCACGACGCTGATAGCCGAACGAGCCGGTGTCGCGGTCGGCTCGCTGTACCAGTTCTTTCCGGACAAGCGCGCGGTCGTGCAGGAGCTGACGCTGCGCAACCTGGACCGCTTCGTGCAGACGGTCTCCGAGCGGCTGGACCGGAGCGAACTCGCCCACTGGTGGGACGCCGTGGACACGGTCTTCGACGTCTACCTGGGGATGCACCGGGAGATCCCCGCGTTCAGCAAGCTGCACTTCGGCGACGTGGTGGACCTGCGGTTGCTGCACGAGACCAAGGACAACAACGCGGTGATCGCGGAGAAGCTCACCAGTCTCATCTCGGAGCGGTTCGGCATGACCGCCGGGGAGCTGGAGCTTCCGCTCTCGGTGGCGGTGGAGGCCGCCGACGCGGTGCTGCACCTGGCGTTCCGGCGCGCGCCCGAGGGAGATCCGACGCTGGTCAACGAGGCCAGGGAGCTGGTCCGGGGTTACCTGTCCAGCAGGATCTCGGAGGATCAGCCGAAGGACTTGCCCGCCCCCCGGTAA
- a CDS encoding L-tyrosine/L-tryptophan isonitrile synthase family protein produces MDGRPRLDPEENTAPPFGTWPLDVALANSVLAGGEYGVRVVRQDGLTRLVGQRAGTGVSLGNPPTWRQLYRMLIRLRLTRRRRDPAWLALLTEVLDPPRADPERGGSVPEDAGAEWLRFAGMLAEHPAPRMHCATAEPRRPDGAAGRLGEPAPAHPAFPGGTIAVRLPALLRTDPALGHTLLREVITNRFERRENAARYFLEHFVRPPLRAFRLALESPRGMLLSPSADTLAVELSPETQATGRFVVTPGTAVREVERVTPGEVHEGVRELVHTLRKLSETFEREEFGEHERTRRGEFRAAMRRVMAAELRDLETGSADVLAGDHPLRGFVHTVPAEQDELLRRVLRTVQERTRLRRWNRDLGQPVVVIDVASCGLLPERVPAPEQSGPEPYRSRQGLDAVARTVGRDEQPHRCRAESGGPQEHAGTSGRIPREREPHRPPETVWDPPTAELAELDNRATAATGSGLPRFVWDVRDAGGRVVFCALGSERDYEHARALLDRAGVPEAELIRVPGNGTGTAVEWTVCRLRELGDVDVVAVFETAATAPRSGELAGVLTVAVSAHGDLPRQRNGNRNTAAGPRTSSEGKDPVISSFETSPWRRSARAQPVLSNTHSLEELQIASLRENRSAWRWAVRLTRAETASMVEAVLDDADRAAERTARGAVAKFAADEPVADPAERSRRTVGALHHVFTRKQFLKGSRSNYLVADMHRDADHFVTRGEPVEVMLLGFPVKQSLNRLKACGPLPDIAELGGLIRLRELQRAARGVHPPGLRFNILTDGRHFRPRPASVTAAYTRKLHEYASMVGLDGCVSIREIDSLATERFGREVTDRRPAMYERFRRSLEQALRGLDITDHPLRTLERVRDRADAQLGPDSEITARSLYLFREMVMSMVYSVPVPTPAGTDRLGWARRVYADVYNLDDARLSSRLRQARVAVLRRAWHNAVRYLSTMRVDEELGYEKLFDPRVRLTVSAVTKGRCGFTYLGGSGLLPWQGTGVLDSRGYVAVDFAVSLIDQGFVPAFSPLLGPRQPLMMVPPQYARLPSRGTRAPGTRLDEALREKARLRRK; encoded by the coding sequence TTGGACGGTCGGCCCCGGCTTGACCCCGAGGAGAACACGGCCCCGCCGTTCGGGACGTGGCCGTTGGACGTGGCGCTGGCCAACTCCGTGCTCGCGGGTGGTGAGTACGGAGTGCGCGTCGTCCGGCAGGACGGCCTGACCAGGCTGGTCGGACAACGTGCGGGCACCGGGGTTTCGCTGGGAAATCCCCCGACCTGGCGACAGCTCTACCGGATGCTGATCCGGCTGCGACTCACCCGCAGGCGCCGCGATCCGGCGTGGCTGGCCCTGCTCACCGAGGTCCTGGACCCCCCGCGCGCTGATCCGGAGCGCGGCGGTTCCGTTCCGGAGGACGCCGGTGCCGAATGGCTCAGGTTCGCCGGGATGCTGGCCGAGCACCCGGCGCCCCGGATGCACTGCGCCACCGCCGAACCCCGCCGTCCCGACGGCGCGGCGGGACGGTTGGGCGAGCCCGCCCCCGCCCATCCGGCCTTCCCCGGCGGAACCATCGCCGTACGGCTGCCCGCCCTGCTGCGGACCGACCCCGCGCTGGGGCACACCCTGCTGCGGGAGGTGATCACCAACCGCTTCGAGCGCCGCGAGAACGCCGCGCGTTACTTCCTCGAACACTTCGTCCGGCCGCCGCTGCGGGCGTTCCGGCTCGCGCTGGAAAGCCCGAGGGGGATGCTGCTGAGCCCGAGCGCGGACACCCTCGCCGTGGAGCTCTCCCCCGAGACGCAGGCCACCGGAAGATTCGTCGTGACCCCCGGCACGGCGGTGCGCGAGGTGGAACGGGTCACCCCCGGTGAGGTCCACGAGGGGGTGCGCGAACTGGTCCACACGCTCCGGAAGTTGTCCGAGACGTTCGAACGCGAGGAGTTCGGCGAGCACGAGCGGACGCGGCGCGGCGAGTTCCGCGCCGCCATGCGGCGGGTGATGGCCGCGGAGCTGCGCGACCTGGAGACCGGCAGCGCCGACGTGCTGGCCGGTGACCACCCGCTGCGCGGTTTCGTCCACACCGTTCCGGCCGAACAGGACGAACTGCTCCGGAGGGTGCTGCGCACCGTGCAGGAGCGCACCCGGCTGCGCAGGTGGAACCGCGATCTCGGCCAGCCGGTCGTGGTCATAGACGTGGCGTCGTGCGGCCTGCTGCCGGAACGAGTCCCCGCCCCGGAGCAGTCCGGGCCCGAGCCCTACCGGAGCCGACAGGGGCTCGACGCGGTCGCCCGTACGGTGGGGCGCGACGAACAACCGCACCGCTGCCGGGCGGAGAGCGGCGGCCCGCAGGAGCACGCCGGTACGTCCGGCCGGATTCCTCGGGAGCGGGAACCCCACCGGCCCCCGGAAACCGTGTGGGACCCGCCCACCGCGGAACTGGCCGAACTGGACAACCGGGCAACCGCCGCGACCGGCTCGGGGCTGCCCAGGTTCGTCTGGGACGTCCGCGACGCGGGCGGGAGGGTGGTCTTCTGCGCACTCGGTTCCGAGCGCGACTACGAGCACGCGCGGGCGCTGCTGGACCGCGCCGGGGTGCCAGAGGCCGAGCTGATCCGGGTTCCGGGAAACGGTACGGGCACGGCCGTGGAGTGGACGGTGTGCAGGTTGCGCGAACTCGGCGACGTCGACGTCGTGGCGGTCTTCGAGACCGCCGCCACCGCCCCGAGGAGCGGCGAGCTCGCCGGGGTGCTGACCGTGGCGGTGTCCGCGCACGGTGATCTCCCCCGGCAGCGGAACGGGAACCGGAACACCGCTGCCGGGCCCCGCACCTCGTCGGAGGGCAAGGATCCCGTGATCTCCAGTTTCGAGACCTCGCCCTGGCGGCGGTCCGCCCGCGCGCAACCGGTGCTGTCCAACACGCACTCCCTGGAAGAACTCCAGATCGCCTCGTTGCGGGAGAACCGCAGCGCCTGGCGCTGGGCGGTTCGGCTGACTCGCGCGGAAACCGCGTCCATGGTGGAGGCCGTGCTCGACGACGCCGACCGCGCGGCCGAGCGAACCGCACGCGGCGCGGTGGCGAAGTTCGCCGCCGACGAGCCCGTCGCCGATCCGGCGGAACGTTCGCGTCGCACCGTCGGCGCACTGCACCACGTGTTCACCAGGAAGCAGTTCCTCAAGGGCTCGCGGTCCAACTACCTGGTCGCCGACATGCACCGCGACGCCGACCACTTCGTGACCCGGGGCGAACCCGTGGAGGTGATGCTGCTCGGGTTCCCGGTCAAGCAGTCCCTGAACCGGCTGAAGGCGTGCGGGCCGCTGCCGGACATCGCCGAGCTCGGCGGGCTGATCCGGCTCCGTGAGCTGCAGCGCGCGGCGCGCGGCGTTCACCCGCCCGGGCTGCGGTTCAACATCCTCACCGACGGCAGGCACTTCCGCCCCCGACCGGCTTCGGTGACCGCCGCCTACACCCGCAAGCTGCACGAGTACGCCTCGATGGTCGGCCTCGACGGCTGCGTGTCCATCCGCGAGATCGACTCGCTGGCCACCGAGCGGTTCGGACGAGAGGTGACCGACCGCCGCCCCGCGATGTACGAGCGCTTTCGGCGTTCACTCGAACAGGCGCTGCGCGGGCTCGACATCACCGATCACCCGCTGCGGACACTGGAGCGGGTGCGGGACCGGGCGGACGCGCAGCTCGGGCCGGACTCCGAGATCACCGCGCGTTCGCTGTACCTGTTCCGCGAGATGGTCATGTCCATGGTCTACTCCGTGCCGGTGCCCACCCCGGCGGGAACGGATCGGCTCGGTTGGGCCAGGCGGGTTTACGCGGACGTGTACAACCTCGACGACGCCCGCCTCTCGTCGCGGCTGCGGCAGGCGCGTGTCGCGGTGCTCCGCCGCGCCTGGCACAACGCCGTCCGCTACCTGTCCACCATGCGGGTGGACGAGGAGCTCGGTTACGAGAAGCTGTTCGACCCCAGGGTTCGGCTCACCGTGAGCGCGGTGACCAAGGGGCGCTGCGGATTCACCTACCTGGGAGGCTCCGGGCTGCTTCCCTGGCAGGGGACCGGGGTGCTGGACAGCCGGGGTTACGTGGCGGTGGACTTCGCGGTGTCGTTGATCGACCAGGGGTTCGTCCCCGCCTTCTCGCCACTGCTGGGGCCGCGGCAGCCGCTGATGATGGTTCCGCCGCAGTACGCCCGGCTCCCCTCGCGGGGGACACGCGCTCCGGGAACCCGGCTGGACGAGGCGTTGCGGGAGAAGGCCCGACTGCGCCGTAAGTGA
- a CDS encoding helix-turn-helix domain-containing protein, with protein MNTIGSSGSLVTPEVWEGREMRQALANRDISDIYKLLRKHGVSQRQIAAATGQSQSEVSEILKGRQVIAYDVLARIADGLGVPRGYMGLAYDGATAVRATEHEPSGSPAEEDETVKRRKFLTHAAAVAMGASVFGAEEGEWMMSNAQTPAPSRIGMTDVQQIQAATKALRDLDYRHGGGTCRDAVVAQLNWARQLLHADCSEHVKQRLFVSLADMHSLAGWTSFDMGLMDPARSHFGKALQFAKQANDDSLVANVLYRMGRVYLHYQQPNEALKLFQLGQIAAQDSGSALTVAVMCANEGWAYGMLNRPDQVEKMLGRTRDEFARADLNEEPDWVKFFNRHDLHGMTGSVYDALAEFTPERYAPLAVSETLKSNQSYGDNMQRSHVFMLGMQATNHMRSGDVQQGIKVGRQALELGALVKSARVPDRLRPLQLEAAKHTMNPDARDFAEQVRTFREARSV; from the coding sequence ATGAACACCATCGGTTCGAGCGGCTCTCTCGTTACACCCGAGGTCTGGGAGGGACGGGAGATGCGCCAAGCACTGGCCAATCGCGACATCAGCGACATCTACAAGCTGTTGCGCAAGCACGGTGTCTCGCAGCGTCAGATCGCCGCTGCTACCGGTCAGTCGCAGTCCGAGGTTTCGGAGATCCTCAAGGGCAGGCAGGTCATCGCCTACGACGTGCTGGCCCGGATCGCGGATGGTCTCGGCGTCCCGAGGGGGTACATGGGCCTCGCCTACGACGGGGCGACGGCAGTGAGAGCCACCGAACACGAACCGAGTGGCTCCCCGGCTGAGGAGGACGAGACGGTGAAGCGTCGGAAGTTTCTTACCCATGCCGCGGCGGTTGCCATGGGGGCTTCTGTCTTCGGTGCCGAGGAGGGGGAGTGGATGATGTCCAACGCCCAGACTCCGGCACCCTCGCGCATCGGCATGACCGACGTTCAACAGATTCAGGCGGCGACCAAGGCCCTGCGTGATCTGGACTACCGGCACGGCGGGGGGACTTGCCGTGACGCTGTCGTGGCCCAGCTGAACTGGGCGAGACAACTGCTGCACGCCGACTGCTCCGAACACGTCAAACAGCGGCTGTTCGTGTCGTTGGCCGACATGCACAGCCTCGCGGGGTGGACGTCGTTCGACATGGGGCTGATGGATCCCGCGCGCAGTCACTTCGGCAAGGCGTTGCAGTTCGCCAAGCAGGCCAACGACGACAGCCTGGTCGCCAACGTGCTCTACCGCATGGGGCGGGTGTACCTGCATTACCAGCAGCCGAACGAGGCGCTCAAGCTGTTCCAGCTGGGGCAGATCGCCGCGCAGGACTCCGGTTCGGCGCTGACGGTCGCCGTGATGTGCGCGAACGAGGGCTGGGCCTACGGCATGCTCAACCGCCCCGACCAGGTCGAGAAGATGCTGGGGCGCACCAGGGACGAGTTCGCCAGGGCCGACCTCAACGAGGAGCCGGACTGGGTGAAGTTCTTCAACCGGCACGACCTGCACGGCATGACCGGTTCGGTCTACGACGCCCTGGCGGAGTTCACTCCGGAGCGGTACGCCCCGCTCGCGGTCTCCGAGACGCTCAAGAGCAACCAGTCGTACGGGGACAACATGCAGCGCAGCCACGTGTTCATGCTGGGTATGCAGGCGACCAACCACATGAGGTCGGGCGACGTCCAGCAGGGGATCAAGGTCGGCAGGCAGGCGCTGGAACTCGGTGCGCTGGTCAAGTCGGCGAGGGTTCCCGACCGGCTGCGGCCCTTGCAGCTGGAGGCGGCCAAACACACCATGAACCCGGACGCGCGTGACTTCGCCGAGCAGGTCCGCACCTTCCGCGAGGCGCGTTCGGTTTGA
- a CDS encoding phosphotransferase enzyme family protein, whose amino-acid sequence MTPADMTFPPKSAHAAEIPPELETALARVCAEAGLDHRGARLLRFVNNGVFLLREHPVVVRIVLSPSLAYRADNVVEVARWLAEHGVDSVRLYPGVSQPVRVGAHVATLWEEVSDSGVEPTGYDLGKLLRELHSLGEPPSVPEWQPMGDARRRLAEGEGELDRADRDFLKRHCDDVEQRLSELEFVLPRSAVHGDAHLGNVIVGPDGPVLCDFDSLCAGPPEWDLTPMAVGYLRLGRSSVAYRQLVEAYGFDVTDWPGFPVLRDLRELKITVSVLPNLRGNPGVADEFYRRLRSMRQRDFTVRWFPYR is encoded by the coding sequence ATGACACCGGCCGACATGACTTTCCCGCCGAAGTCGGCACACGCTGCCGAGATTCCGCCCGAACTCGAAACGGCGCTGGCCCGGGTGTGCGCCGAGGCAGGCCTCGATCACCGTGGTGCGCGCCTGTTGCGGTTCGTCAACAACGGGGTCTTCCTGCTGCGGGAGCATCCCGTGGTGGTGCGGATCGTGCTCTCCCCCTCGCTGGCCTACCGGGCGGACAACGTGGTCGAGGTGGCCCGCTGGTTGGCCGAGCACGGTGTGGACTCCGTGCGGTTGTATCCCGGTGTCTCCCAGCCGGTGCGGGTGGGGGCGCACGTCGCCACCCTCTGGGAGGAGGTCTCCGACTCCGGTGTCGAGCCCACTGGATACGACCTGGGCAAATTGCTGCGCGAGCTGCACTCCCTGGGGGAGCCCCCTTCGGTTCCGGAGTGGCAGCCGATGGGCGACGCGCGGCGCCGGCTGGCGGAGGGGGAGGGGGAACTCGACCGCGCCGATCGGGATTTCCTGAAGCGGCACTGCGACGACGTCGAACAGCGGCTCTCCGAACTGGAGTTCGTGCTCCCCCGCAGCGCCGTGCACGGCGACGCGCACCTGGGCAACGTCATCGTCGGACCGGACGGGCCGGTGCTGTGCGATTTCGACTCGCTGTGCGCCGGGCCCCCGGAGTGGGACCTCACGCCCATGGCGGTGGGCTACCTGCGGTTGGGGCGCTCGTCGGTCGCGTACCGGCAGCTCGTGGAGGCCTACGGTTTCGACGTGACCGACTGGCCGGGTTTCCCGGTTCTGCGGGACTTGCGCGAACTCAAAATAACCGTGAGTGTGCTTCCGAATCTTCGCGGTAACCCGGGGGTCGCCGACGAGTTTTATCGACGGTTGCGTTCGATGCGTCAGCGGGATTTCACCGTGCGTTGGTTCCCTTACCGCTGA
- a CDS encoding BCCT family transporter, which translates to MPVSTNTPLEQQGLGAGEPKPGESSGSTAYPTTPSVNSDRPATDRIVFGAVALIMFALVAWGGFATESLADWSGAALDWLIGNFGWSLVLASTGFVLFALYLAVSRFGRIPLGRDDEGPEFRTVSWIAMMFSAGMGIGLMFYGVSEPLSHFVSPPPATVPTVPGPDGEAVVAPGATDDAVRTALATSLFHWTLHPWAIYAVAGLAIAYSAFRKGREQLISAVFAPLFGERHAAGPLGKLIDVLALFATLFGSAASLGIGTLQIRTGLSEAGWIDGASTAVLVLIIVVLTVCFIASAVSGIARGIQYLSNINMVLAALLAVFVFLVGPTVFMLNLIPTSLGTYLSDFGLMASRSGATGGSGTQRWLSTWTVFYWAWWISWTPFVGMFIARISRGRTIRQFVGGVLLVPSVVSVIWFAIFGGAAVGLARDGASVAEGGAEAQTFNVLEQLPLSTVTSVLVMLLVAIFFVSGADAGSVVMGTLSQRGAIEPRRWIVIFWGAATGAVAAVMLVIGHGGDTALSGIQNLTFIGALPFTVVMVVMCVALVKDLRADPLTLRADKGTEVLERAVLKGHRRHDGNFELEIAEDDGER; encoded by the coding sequence ATGCCTGTGTCCACGAATACTCCACTCGAACAGCAAGGCCTCGGGGCGGGTGAGCCGAAACCCGGCGAGAGCTCCGGAAGCACCGCGTATCCGACCACCCCGTCCGTGAACAGCGACCGTCCCGCCACCGACCGGATCGTGTTCGGGGCGGTGGCCCTCATCATGTTCGCGCTGGTCGCCTGGGGCGGCTTCGCCACCGAATCGCTGGCCGACTGGTCCGGCGCCGCGTTGGACTGGCTCATCGGCAACTTCGGCTGGAGCCTGGTTCTCGCCTCGACCGGTTTCGTCCTGTTCGCGCTCTACCTCGCGGTGAGCAGGTTCGGCCGGATCCCGCTCGGGCGGGACGACGAAGGCCCCGAGTTCCGGACCGTTTCCTGGATCGCGATGATGTTCAGCGCGGGAATGGGGATCGGGCTGATGTTCTACGGCGTCAGCGAACCGCTCTCGCACTTCGTGTCACCACCACCCGCGACGGTTCCCACCGTGCCGGGGCCGGACGGCGAGGCCGTCGTGGCGCCCGGGGCCACCGACGACGCCGTTCGCACCGCCCTGGCGACCTCGCTGTTCCACTGGACGCTGCACCCCTGGGCCATCTACGCGGTAGCGGGGCTGGCGATCGCCTACAGCGCTTTCCGAAAAGGGCGCGAACAGCTCATCAGCGCCGTTTTCGCCCCGCTGTTCGGTGAGCGCCACGCCGCCGGTCCGCTCGGCAAGCTCATCGACGTGCTCGCGCTGTTCGCGACCCTGTTCGGTTCGGCCGCCTCGCTGGGGATCGGAACCCTGCAGATCCGTACCGGGCTCAGCGAGGCGGGCTGGATCGACGGCGCGAGCACCGCCGTGCTGGTGCTGATCATCGTGGTGCTCACCGTCTGCTTCATCGCTTCGGCGGTGTCCGGCATCGCCAGGGGGATCCAGTACCTGTCCAACATCAACATGGTGCTCGCCGCGCTGCTGGCGGTGTTCGTGTTCCTGGTGGGGCCGACGGTGTTCATGCTGAACCTGATTCCCACCTCGCTGGGCACCTACCTCAGCGACTTCGGGCTGATGGCCTCGCGTTCCGGCGCCACCGGTGGCAGCGGGACGCAGCGGTGGTTGTCCACCTGGACCGTCTTCTACTGGGCCTGGTGGATCTCCTGGACCCCCTTCGTGGGGATGTTCATCGCCCGGATCAGCCGGGGGCGGACCATCCGGCAGTTCGTGGGCGGGGTGCTGCTCGTGCCCAGCGTCGTCAGCGTGATCTGGTTCGCGATCTTCGGCGGAGCCGCCGTCGGCCTGGCCCGGGACGGCGCCTCCGTCGCGGAGGGCGGGGCGGAGGCCCAGACGTTCAACGTGCTGGAGCAGCTCCCGCTGTCCACCGTCACCTCGGTGCTGGTGATGCTCCTGGTGGCGATCTTCTTCGTTTCCGGGGCCGACGCGGGGTCGGTGGTGATGGGCACCCTCTCGCAGCGCGGGGCCATCGAGCCCAGGCGCTGGATCGTGATCTTCTGGGGTGCGGCGACCGGGGCCGTCGCCGCGGTGATGCTGGTGATCGGACACGGCGGGGACACCGCGTTGAGCGGCATCCAGAACCTGACGTTCATCGGAGCGCTGCCGTTCACCGTGGTGATGGTGGTGATGTGCGTGGCGCTGGTGAAGGACCTGCGCGCCGACCCGCTCACGCTCCGCGCCGACAAGGGGACGGAGGTGCTGGAGCGGGCCGTACTCAAGGGGCACCGGCGGCACGACGGCAACTTCGAGCTGGAGATCGCCGAGGACGACGGCGAGCGCTGA
- a CDS encoding DUF6474 family protein: protein MTRTQRARGGTPTARRDSGPGPPRERERRNYREGKDPRTVKQEAKLAKQRLKAARKGELGKVTPGNARKVVGVVRVIGPVLAPYAAQAVSVARETYERARARRLGVTVADVDRFSGRGAALHARIAGDSAALRDLREQGAQEGSGNELRDFVDSAQRRLSELAGAVRAAERMPSGRRRSTHKAVRGELGRIEDDLLRRFRVEG from the coding sequence ATGACACGTACCCAGCGAGCGCGAGGTGGGACACCGACGGCGCGTCGGGACTCCGGACCCGGACCACCCCGGGAGCGGGAGCGGCGGAACTACCGGGAGGGAAAGGACCCCAGGACCGTCAAGCAGGAGGCCAAACTCGCCAAGCAGCGGCTCAAGGCGGCCCGCAAGGGCGAGTTGGGCAAGGTCACCCCCGGCAACGCCAGGAAGGTGGTGGGGGTGGTCAGGGTGATCGGCCCGGTGCTGGCGCCCTACGCGGCGCAGGCCGTCTCCGTCGCCAGGGAGACCTACGAACGGGCGAGGGCCCGCAGGCTCGGGGTGACCGTGGCGGATGTGGACCGCTTCTCGGGGCGGGGAGCGGCCCTGCACGCCCGCATCGCCGGCGACAGCGCCGCCCTGCGGGACCTGCGGGAACAGGGCGCCCAGGAAGGTTCCGGGAACGAGCTGCGGGACTTCGTGGACTCGGCGCAGCGGCGCCTGTCCGAGCTGGCCGGCGCGGTACGCGCGGCCGAGCGGATGCCCTCGGGAAGGCGCCGCTCGACGCACAAGGCCGTGCGCGGGGAGCTGGGCAGGATAGAGGACGACCTGCTGCGCCGCTTCCGGGTGGAAGGGTAG